A section of the Kribbella voronezhensis genome encodes:
- a CDS encoding GDP-mannose 4,6-dehydratase: MRRAVVTGGAGFLGSHLSERLLADDYQVVALDNFVTGSPANVQHLLESPDFRLVRCDLVDYIHVPGPIDLVLHFASPASPVDYLQLPIETLTVGAIGTLHALGLAREKRSRFILASSSETYGDPREHPQREDYWGHVNPVGPRGVYDEAKRYAEALTMAYRRTHGVNTGIARIFNTYGERMRPDDGRAIPAFVTQAIRGLPLTIAGDGSQTRSVQYVGDLVEGVSRFAASDHPGPLNLGNPDELTVRDIATRVRELVGSTSELVHIPRPEDDPMVRRPDISLATKVLDGWEPQTGFDEGITRTITWFRQVLATNGGEEEVGRSEERAVHP, from the coding sequence ATGCGGCGTGCAGTGGTGACCGGTGGGGCCGGGTTTCTCGGGTCGCATCTGTCTGAGCGTTTGCTGGCCGACGACTACCAGGTCGTCGCTCTGGACAATTTCGTCACCGGTAGTCCGGCCAATGTTCAGCATCTGCTGGAGTCGCCGGACTTCCGGCTCGTGCGCTGCGACCTGGTCGATTACATCCACGTACCGGGACCGATCGACCTGGTCCTTCATTTCGCCTCACCGGCAAGTCCGGTCGACTACCTCCAGCTGCCGATCGAGACGTTGACCGTTGGCGCCATCGGCACCCTGCACGCTCTCGGACTCGCCCGGGAGAAACGCTCGCGGTTCATCCTCGCGTCCAGTTCCGAGACGTACGGCGACCCACGCGAGCACCCGCAGCGCGAGGACTACTGGGGTCACGTGAACCCAGTAGGACCGCGGGGTGTGTACGACGAGGCGAAGCGGTACGCCGAGGCGCTGACCATGGCGTACCGGCGTACGCATGGGGTGAACACCGGCATCGCGCGGATCTTCAACACGTACGGCGAACGCATGCGCCCCGATGACGGTCGAGCGATCCCGGCCTTCGTCACGCAGGCGATCCGGGGTCTGCCGTTGACGATCGCCGGCGACGGCAGCCAGACCCGGTCCGTGCAGTACGTCGGCGATCTGGTCGAGGGAGTCAGCAGGTTCGCCGCCTCCGATCACCCGGGCCCGCTGAATCTGGGGAACCCCGACGAGCTGACCGTTCGGGACATCGCCACCCGGGTTCGCGAGCTGGTGGGGTCGACGTCCGAGCTCGTGCACATCCCACGCCCCGAGGACGACCCGATGGTCCGCCGGCCGGACATCAGTCTGGCGACCAAGGTCCTCGACGGCTGGGAACCGCAGACAGGTTTCGACGAAGGCATCACGCGAACGATCACGTGGTTCAGGCAGGTGCTAGCCACGAACGGCGGTGAGGAAGAGGTTGGCCGATCGGAAGAGCGAGCCGTCCACCCGTAG